From one Rhopalosiphum padi isolate XX-2018 chromosome 2, ASM2088224v1, whole genome shotgun sequence genomic stretch:
- the LOC132919185 gene encoding ecdysteroid-phosphate phosphatase, whose protein sequence is MAMLPPRKTKTVSSEKSCKNSMTPLQTLLQMGFPQNRTEKALAATGNRGVQLAADWLLAHVNDTSLDSSTSREYIMYACPSGSFMYELREFWNKSANKCGRNGAHNFLPHITLVSFFQVPDEYANTLVSILKNVLDEVIKEMTVNDFHLETYTSSNFMGFFLSDQGSNFLKKISVLYAERITDLVGVQVDPHLKSLHLTLAYQFDVSQKETLKSLIKSTINPSTPCLWELKLYSREPIAANKQVYKVVYAHVPQAADELELRIGDYIYVSKESIDNSVDGWAEGMSWLTGCNGYFPLCYTERTAESDTWTLHCSLPLDGSYHESIEVNDTNMTEEKLVEKYGVSFVPADYTPHSESPKGPKSQKIYICRHGERVDFTFGTWVPYSFDSDGKYVRKDLNMPPNIPQRRDFPNSYQTDTPLTCVGEYQAKLTGWGMKAAHSTKSIQHVFCSPSLRCIQTCHNILVGLDIDKQVPICIEPGIFEWLGWYNQSGLPDWMSIEELITAGFNINSKYEALVSLPFLVENMSETVEQYYIRCDEVIQNLIKSTEPKGGDILLVGHACSLDSLSRSLLHKSPRTKQNFVKMVKDIPYCGLVTLMTDGINDWTFVDPPVPPLTNSINKRFNWKVLTTDIDVSPN, encoded by the exons atggcTATGCTTCCACCTCGGAAAACGAAGACAGTCTCATCtgaaaaaagttgtaaaaattcAATGACGCCCCTTCAAACCCTTTTACAAATGGGGTTCCCCCAAAATCGAAC agAAAAAGCACTAGCAGCCACTGGTAATCGAGGAGTTCAATTAGCTGCCGATTGGCTCTTGGCTCATGTCAACGATACTTCTTTAGATTCCAGCACTAGTAGAGAGTATATCATGTATGCCTGTCCAAGTGGTTCATTTATGTATGAGCTAAGGGAATTTTGGAATAAATCAGCTAATAAATGTGGACGTAATGGAGCTCATAATTTTTTGCCACACATAACTCTAGTATCATTTTTTCAGGTAC CCGATGAATATGCTAATACATTGGTATctatactaaaaaatgttttagatgAGGTTATTAAAGAAATGACCGTCAATGATTTTCATTTAGAAACCTACACTTCATcaaattttatgggtttttttttatctgaccAAGGATCAAACTTCTTGAAAAAAATTTCAGTACTATATGCAGAAAGAATCACAGATCTTG TCGGAGTTCAAGTAGATCCCCATTTAAAATCTTTACATTTAACTTTGGCCTATCAATTTGATGTAAGCCAAAAAGaaactttaaaatcattaattaaatctACAATAAATCCATCAACTCCGTGTTTGTGGGAACTTAAGTTGTATTCTAGAGAACCAATAGCTGCTAACAAACAG gtatataaagTTGTGTATGCTCACGTCCCCCAAGCTGCTGATGAACTAGAATTAAGAATAGgtgattatatatatgtgtcaaAAGAAAGCATAGATAACTCTGTTGACGGTTGGGCTGAAGGAATGTCATGGTTAACTG GATGTAATGGCTACTTTCCGCTATGCTATACTGAACGTACTGCGGAATCTGATACATGGACTCTACATtg TTCATTACCCTTAGATGGTAGTTATCATGAATCTATTGAAGTTAATGATACAAATATGACTGAAGAAAAACTAGTTGAAAAATATGGTGTTAGTTTTGTTCCAGCTGATTACACACCGCATTCAGAATCACCAAAAGGTCcaaaatctcaaaaaatatatatatgtcgtCACGGAGAAAGAGTAGATTTCACTTTTGGTACATGGGTACCTTACAGTTTTGATTCTGATGGGAAATATGTCAGAAAAGATTTAAACATGCCTCCGAATATACCTCAACGACGTGATTTTCCAAACTCTTACCAAACTGATACTCCTCTTACATGTGTTGGTGAATATCAAGCCAAATTAACTGGATGGGGTATGAAAGCTGCTCACTCTACCAAATCAATTCAACATGTCTTTTGTTCACCTTCATTACGCTGTATTCAAACTTgccataatattttagttg GCCTTGATATTGATAAACAAGTACCAATTTGTATTGAACCCGGTATATTTGAGTGGCTTGGTTGGTATAATCAGTCTGGGCTGCCTGATTGGATGAGTATCGAAGAGTTAATAACTGctggttttaatattaattccaaATATGAAGCTTTAGTATCACTACCATTTCTTGTTGAAAATATGTCAGAAACAGTTGAACAGTACTATATTAGATGTGATGAAGTAATACAGAATTTAATCAAATCAACTGAACCCaaag gtggTGATATATTACTGGTAGGTCATGCTTGTTCATTGGATTCTTTATCAAGATCATTACTTCATAAATCTCCACGTACTAaacaaaattttgtaaaaatggttaAAGACATTCCTTATTGTGGCTTAGTAACTTTAATGACTGATGGAATCAATGATTGGACATTTGTCGATCCACCAGTTCCACCATTAACTAACTCGattaataaaagatttaattggaAGGTTTTAACCACAGACATTGATGTCTCCCCAAATTAA